A portion of the Candidatus Pristimantibacillus lignocellulolyticus genome contains these proteins:
- a CDS encoding LysR family transcriptional regulator gives MNIEQLTYIVEVANRKSLAEASKTLNISQSALSQAITRLESELNMKIFDRTRTGAKTTKEGDMIVEKALYALNAIYQIKEEAYKQNNNKDDLLRIAAIPGLTVPLIDTYSSFKKNKSSLNLEINEKSSTKIIRDIKNDAADIGFIAINKANIDSLSELSFTPIINGELLIFTSKQLEMPSCDNEITADFLKQQTFALYKDEYVEDFIANFQRQYGPVDVFFKTTNVDIINKAVFEFGAITLGHDISTLFNSEFSRSKMKTYSLGNFYDSSFRFGWVSKNDYKLSNEAKLYIEGINQTLIKHSSMI, from the coding sequence ATGAACATCGAACAACTAACGTATATTGTGGAAGTTGCCAATAGAAAATCATTAGCTGAAGCTTCAAAAACGTTAAATATTAGCCAGTCTGCATTGAGCCAAGCGATAACACGATTAGAATCTGAACTAAATATGAAAATATTCGACCGTACAAGAACAGGGGCTAAGACGACAAAAGAGGGTGATATGATTGTCGAAAAAGCACTTTATGCTTTAAACGCCATCTATCAGATAAAAGAGGAAGCTTACAAACAAAATAATAACAAAGACGATTTGCTACGTATAGCAGCAATTCCAGGTTTGACCGTCCCATTAATTGATACGTACTCTTCCTTCAAAAAAAATAAATCAAGCTTAAATTTAGAGATAAACGAAAAATCAAGCACAAAAATAATAAGGGATATAAAAAACGATGCCGCAGATATTGGTTTTATAGCAATCAATAAAGCCAACATTGATTCATTAAGTGAACTTAGCTTCACACCGATTATTAATGGGGAATTATTAATCTTTACCTCAAAACAATTAGAAATGCCTAGCTGCGATAATGAAATTACTGCTGACTTTTTGAAGCAGCAAACTTTCGCATTATATAAAGATGAATATGTAGAAGATTTCATTGCTAATTTCCAAAGACAATATGGACCGGTAGACGTTTTCTTCAAAACAACGAATGTAGATATAATAAATAAAGCTGTATTTGAGTTTGGTGCTATTACACTTGGACACGATATTTCTACCTTATTTAACTCTGAATTTTCAAGAAGTAAAATGAAAACCTACAGTTTAGGCAATTTCTATGATTCTTCTTTCAGATTCGGTTGGGTGAGCAAGAACGATTATAAACTATCGAACGAAGCGAAGCTTTACATCGAGGGAATTAACCAAACTTTGATTAAACATAGTAGCATGATCTAA
- a CDS encoding ABC transporter ATP-binding protein encodes MLALDIKHLNKKYDSFQLKDVSLQLEMGYIMGFIGANGAGKTTTIKSILNIIQIDSGEISILGKDAIKHEIELKQEIGFSFGGIDFYTRSKIKTLTNVIKKFYKNWDDETYYSYIKRFNLDENKKIVQLSTGMKVKYSLALALSHGAKILILDEPTSGLDPVARGELLTIFQELVEPGYISILFSTHITSDLEKCADYITFIHKGQIINSCEKEDFINSYRLINGKESQLSEVKDQLISYKTNSFGFTGLIHTKDLDPSSDIKSTLPNLEDIMIYVSMKEDLNV; translated from the coding sequence ATGTTAGCCTTAGATATTAAGCATCTGAACAAGAAATATGATAGTTTTCAATTGAAAGATGTATCTTTGCAATTAGAAATGGGCTATATTATGGGCTTTATCGGAGCCAACGGTGCAGGGAAAACAACAACGATTAAATCAATACTGAATATAATTCAAATCGATAGTGGTGAAATTAGCATTTTAGGCAAAGATGCCATAAAGCATGAGATTGAGTTGAAGCAAGAGATTGGTTTCTCATTCGGCGGCATTGATTTTTATACTCGCAGCAAAATCAAAACATTAACTAATGTAATTAAGAAGTTTTATAAGAATTGGGATGATGAAACCTATTACAGCTATATAAAAAGATTCAATTTGGATGAAAATAAAAAAATAGTCCAGTTATCGACTGGTATGAAAGTAAAGTATAGTTTGGCTCTTGCTTTATCCCACGGAGCTAAAATTCTCATATTAGATGAACCAACAAGTGGGCTAGATCCAGTTGCAAGAGGTGAACTATTAACTATCTTTCAGGAGTTAGTAGAACCGGGTTATATTAGCATCCTCTTCTCAACTCATATCACATCAGATTTAGAAAAGTGTGCTGATTATATAACCTTTATCCACAAAGGACAAATTATCAATAGCTGCGAAAAAGAAGATTTCATTAACTCGTATCGCTTGATAAACGGTAAAGAAAGTCAACTTTCTGAAGTCAAAGACCAATTAATATCCTACAAAACAAATTCATTTGGCTTTACAGGATTGATTCATACTAAAGATCTTGATCCTTCTTCCGATATTAAATCAACTTTGCCTAATCTCGAGGACATTATGATCTATGTATCAATGAAGGAGGATTTGAATGTATAA